A region from the Natronorubrum halophilum genome encodes:
- a CDS encoding potassium channel family protein — protein sequence MNTWWRRIVLSLVAVFGIVIAYGYIYRWGMMTFEGEERTIYQSIQVVIESLTTAGFGGDTDAWNTTPMNLIVIGMNLSGVLLVFLALPLFVVPLFQRALATQPPASTDLADHVIICSHREREDVLRNELEAADVPSVFVDDNPETVMELTDDGIEAMVGDPEHEQTLRAANIDDARALVVDISDEANPEVILTARELHDDIQIISVAEDEGVTVYHRYAGADVVVRPRQVLGRGLAAKAAMAVTTELQETIELGERLEITEFLVERGSALIGRTIGESSIRNRMGISVIGTWLNGEFVPAPGPETVIEENTILLVAGSHERLTELTSRTVAPAEDRSNRVIVAGHGEVGRTVSEALETDDLAHTVIDRREADSVDIVGDITDETTLAAADIANARSVVLAVNDDTAAIYATLVIEKIAPKTEVIARANETETVRKLYRAGAEYVLALSTVTGRMLSSILLEDEQVLTPETQFEIVRTDAPAFAGRTLGEIDVRARLGCTVVAAERNRELMTDLGPEFTVRRDDALIVAGSDETVNRFIAASR from the coding sequence ATGAACACGTGGTGGCGACGGATCGTGCTGTCGCTCGTCGCCGTTTTCGGGATCGTCATCGCCTACGGCTACATCTACCGATGGGGGATGATGACGTTCGAGGGCGAGGAGCGAACGATATACCAGTCGATTCAGGTCGTTATCGAGTCGCTGACGACCGCCGGGTTCGGCGGCGATACGGACGCCTGGAACACCACCCCGATGAATCTCATCGTGATCGGGATGAATCTCAGCGGGGTGTTGCTCGTCTTTCTCGCGCTCCCGCTGTTCGTCGTGCCGCTCTTTCAGCGGGCGCTTGCGACGCAGCCGCCGGCGTCGACCGATCTCGCAGATCACGTCATCATCTGTTCGCACAGGGAACGTGAAGACGTTCTCAGAAACGAACTCGAGGCCGCGGATGTTCCGTCCGTGTTCGTCGACGACAACCCGGAGACCGTCATGGAACTCACCGACGACGGCATCGAGGCTATGGTGGGCGATCCGGAGCACGAACAGACGCTGCGAGCGGCGAACATCGACGACGCGCGCGCTCTCGTGGTCGACATCTCCGACGAAGCCAACCCCGAAGTGATCCTCACGGCGAGAGAGCTTCACGACGACATACAGATCATTAGCGTCGCCGAGGACGAGGGCGTCACGGTCTACCACCGCTACGCCGGCGCGGACGTCGTCGTTCGGCCGCGCCAGGTTCTCGGTCGCGGTCTCGCAGCGAAGGCCGCGATGGCGGTGACCACCGAACTCCAGGAGACGATCGAACTCGGCGAACGCCTCGAGATTACCGAGTTCCTCGTCGAGCGAGGCAGTGCGCTCATCGGACGGACGATCGGCGAGTCGAGCATTCGGAACCGCATGGGCATCAGCGTGATCGGCACGTGGCTCAACGGCGAATTCGTCCCCGCGCCAGGTCCCGAGACGGTCATCGAAGAGAACACGATCTTGCTCGTCGCCGGCTCTCACGAGCGGCTAACGGAGTTGACCTCGCGAACGGTCGCACCGGCGGAAGACCGTTCGAACCGCGTGATCGTCGCCGGACACGGCGAGGTCGGTCGCACCGTCAGCGAGGCGCTCGAGACGGACGACCTCGCCCACACGGTCATCGACAGGCGTGAGGCCGACAGCGTCGATATCGTCGGAGATATCACGGACGAAACGACGCTCGCCGCCGCGGATATCGCGAACGCCCGATCAGTCGTTCTCGCAGTGAACGACGATACGGCCGCCATCTACGCGACGCTCGTTATCGAGAAGATCGCGCCCAAGACCGAGGTGATCGCTCGAGCCAACGAAACCGAAACCGTTCGAAAACTCTACCGAGCGGGTGCCGAATACGTCCTCGCGTTGTCGACGGTGACCGGGCGGATGCTCTCCTCGATCCTGCTCGAGGACGAGCAGGTGCTGACGCCGGAGACCCAGTTCGAGATCGTCCGCACGGACGCTCCCGCGTTCGCCGGGCGAACGCTGGGAGAGATCGATGTCCGTGCACGGCTGGGGTGTACGGTCGTCGCGGCCGAGCGAAACCGCGAGTTGATGACGGATCTCGGTCCGGAGTTCACC
- a CDS encoding aldo/keto reductase produces the protein MEYTTLGNTGTTVSKLCFGTWRFGKESGGTVETDREEAHELLDACWEHGINFIDTANVYGDPDGKSERWIGEWLADRDHDREDLVLASKVYFPFNGRGEPGPNDSGLGRKHIRAQIEGTLERLGTDYLDLYYIHRWDENTPIRETIQTLTELVREGRVNYLGASSMAAWQLTKALWTSDAEGLERFDVTQPMVNAAQYDEVGDYLDVCADQNLAVCPYSPLGGGLLTGKYDRTEDGSVEAPDGSRGSLDEMFDEYYATERAWNVLEAVESVASEVDATPAQVSLRWLIEQDRFTCVPIVGARTPDQLEENVGAVEIELGDERFERIDAARSSE, from the coding sequence ATGGAGTACACCACGCTCGGCAACACGGGCACGACCGTCTCGAAACTCTGTTTCGGCACCTGGCGCTTCGGCAAGGAAAGCGGCGGGACCGTCGAAACCGACCGCGAGGAGGCACACGAACTCCTCGACGCCTGCTGGGAGCACGGCATCAACTTCATCGACACCGCGAACGTCTACGGCGATCCCGACGGCAAGAGCGAACGGTGGATCGGCGAGTGGCTCGCGGATCGCGACCACGACCGCGAGGACCTCGTTCTCGCCTCGAAGGTCTACTTCCCCTTCAACGGCCGGGGTGAACCCGGTCCGAACGATTCCGGCCTCGGACGCAAGCACATCCGCGCCCAGATCGAGGGCACCCTCGAGCGGCTGGGTACGGACTACCTCGATCTGTACTACATCCACCGCTGGGACGAGAACACGCCGATTCGGGAGACCATACAAACGCTCACCGAACTCGTCCGCGAGGGAAGGGTCAACTATCTCGGTGCCTCGAGCATGGCCGCCTGGCAGCTCACGAAGGCGCTGTGGACGAGCGACGCGGAGGGCCTCGAGCGCTTCGACGTCACCCAGCCGATGGTCAACGCGGCCCAGTACGACGAGGTCGGCGACTACCTCGACGTCTGTGCCGACCAGAATCTCGCGGTCTGTCCGTACTCGCCGCTGGGCGGCGGCTTGCTGACCGGAAAGTACGATCGAACCGAGGACGGATCGGTCGAAGCACCGGACGGCTCCCGGGGGAGCCTCGACGAGATGTTCGACGAGTACTACGCGACCGAACGGGCGTGGAACGTCCTCGAGGCCGTCGAGTCCGTCGCAAGCGAGGTCGACGCCACGCCGGCGCAGGTCTCCCTGCGATGGCTGATCGAACAGGACCGGTTCACGTGCGTCCCGATCGTCGGCGCGCGAACGCCCGACCAGCTCGAGGAGAACGTCGGCGCGGTCGAGATCGAACTCGGCGACGAGCGGTTCGAGCGGATCGACGCGGCGCGCTCGAGCGAGTGA
- a CDS encoding universal stress protein, whose translation MNRVLVAMDDSREARDALEYALEQFPNATVYAAHVPEVANVSFDTSLGASMTDEAEDRAEDVLETATTIAGEHGRTIETELVFGHPAKAMVSYAEENNIDQIIVGSRGRNSVDRLLLGSVAETIIRRANCPVTVVR comes from the coding sequence ATGAACCGTGTTCTCGTCGCCATGGACGACTCCCGAGAGGCCCGCGATGCGCTGGAATACGCGCTCGAGCAGTTCCCGAACGCGACGGTTTACGCCGCTCACGTCCCGGAGGTGGCAAACGTTTCGTTCGATACCAGTCTCGGTGCATCGATGACCGACGAGGCGGAGGACCGCGCGGAGGACGTCCTCGAGACCGCGACGACGATCGCAGGGGAGCACGGACGGACGATCGAAACCGAACTGGTGTTCGGCCACCCGGCCAAGGCGATGGTTTCCTACGCCGAGGAGAACAATATCGACCAGATTATCGTCGGGAGCCGCGGCAGAAACAGCGTCGATCGGCTGCTGCTCGGCAGCGTCGCGGAGACGATTATCCGCCGAGCGAACTGTCCGGTCACCGTCGTTCGCTGA
- a CDS encoding GrpB family protein has protein sequence MVNANDDPIELVPSRGEAWREQFVAERDRVYDALADASLEAAVERIEHVGSTAVPDLAAKDVVDLDIVVADDAARDVSRTLETELGGTRVENTEGWQPVFRCESGQRFNDHVFALSSDGWKISVATRDVLAADPALRAEYEALKRELAAKHDDLAAYSTEKTAFIERVLEVAETDDGFAFQFAVPAGRN, from the coding sequence ATGGTCAACGCGAACGACGATCCGATCGAACTCGTTCCGTCCAGAGGCGAGGCGTGGCGCGAACAGTTCGTCGCCGAACGCGACCGCGTGTACGACGCACTGGCCGACGCCTCGCTCGAGGCGGCCGTCGAACGGATCGAACACGTCGGATCGACCGCCGTTCCCGATCTCGCGGCGAAAGACGTCGTCGATCTCGATATCGTCGTCGCGGACGATGCAGCTCGCGACGTATCTCGAACGCTCGAGACCGAACTCGGCGGTACCCGCGTCGAGAACACCGAGGGATGGCAGCCGGTGTTTCGCTGCGAAAGCGGCCAGCGGTTCAACGATCACGTTTTCGCACTCTCGAGCGACGGCTGGAAAATCAGCGTCGCCACGCGCGATGTCCTCGCTGCCGACCCCGCGCTCCGTGCGGAGTACGAAGCCCTGAAACGCGAACTGGCGGCCAAACACGACGATCTCGCCGCATATTCGACGGAGAAGACCGCATTCATCGAACGCGTTCTCGAAGTCGCCGAGACGGACGACGGGTTCGCGTTCCAGTTCGCGGTTCCGGCAGGTCGGAACTAG
- a CDS encoding TIGR03557 family F420-dependent LLM class oxidoreductase — protein sequence MTQIGYTLSSEEHGPNELVDIARRAEEAGFDFLSISDHFHPWVSAQGESPFVWSTLGGIATATDDIEVGVGVTCPTTRIHPVNVAHAVATIDEMFGGRFTFGVGTGENLNEHVTGERWPEHDVRLEMLDEAMDVMRKLWTGETVSHHGEHYTVENARLYTCPDEQPTTIGSAFGPQTAEWVAENADGLWCSGPKETPVEAYEGAGGDGPKYTQVHGCYAETKEQAIDTIYEQWPNGSIPGELAQVLPTPAHFEQAAGMVEKEDIAEAGTTTSPDPQDHIDSIEQAIDAGYDHVYFHQIGPEQDLAIEFYEEEILPSFD from the coding sequence ATGACTCAGATCGGTTACACCCTCTCGAGCGAGGAGCACGGCCCGAACGAACTCGTCGACATTGCCCGCCGCGCCGAAGAAGCCGGGTTCGACTTCCTCTCGATTTCGGATCACTTCCACCCGTGGGTCTCGGCGCAGGGCGAGTCACCGTTCGTCTGGTCCACGCTGGGCGGCATCGCGACCGCGACGGACGATATCGAGGTTGGCGTCGGCGTCACCTGCCCGACGACCCGCATCCACCCGGTTAACGTCGCTCACGCCGTCGCCACGATCGACGAGATGTTCGGCGGTCGGTTCACGTTCGGCGTCGGCACCGGCGAAAACTTAAACGAACACGTGACGGGCGAGCGCTGGCCGGAACACGACGTCCGCCTCGAGATGTTAGACGAGGCGATGGACGTCATGCGGAAGCTCTGGACCGGCGAGACCGTTAGCCACCACGGCGAGCACTACACGGTCGAGAACGCGCGACTGTACACCTGTCCCGACGAGCAGCCGACGACGATCGGCAGCGCGTTCGGTCCGCAGACGGCCGAGTGGGTCGCCGAGAACGCCGACGGCCTCTGGTGTTCCGGCCCGAAGGAAACGCCGGTGGAGGCCTACGAGGGCGCGGGCGGCGACGGGCCGAAATACACCCAGGTGCACGGCTGTTACGCCGAGACGAAGGAGCAAGCGATCGACACCATCTACGAGCAGTGGCCCAACGGTTCGATTCCGGGCGAACTCGCGCAGGTGCTACCCACGCCGGCCCACTTCGAGCAGGCCGCGGGGATGGTCGAAAAGGAGGATATCGCCGAGGCCGGAACGACGACCAGCCCGGATCCACAGGATCACATCGACAGCATCGAACAGGCCATCGACGCCGGCTACGACCACGTCTACTTCCACCAGATCGGTCCGGAACAAGATCTGGCGATCGAGTTCTACGAGGAAGAGATCCTCCCGTCGTTCGACTGA
- a CDS encoding HPr family phosphocarrier protein produces MIDRSLTVVPENGLHARPAARFVSTASQYDSVIEVSTEDGEPVDASSMLAVTGLNVRSGERVTLSVDGPDEDAAFEALEEILTTPEEE; encoded by the coding sequence ATGATCGATCGGTCCCTGACTGTCGTCCCGGAGAACGGGCTGCACGCCCGGCCCGCGGCGCGGTTCGTCTCGACGGCGAGCCAGTACGACAGTGTAATCGAGGTATCGACGGAAGACGGCGAACCGGTCGACGCGAGCAGCATGCTCGCCGTCACCGGACTGAACGTCCGCAGCGGCGAGCGGGTCACGCTCTCCGTCGACGGCCCGGACGAGGACGCGGCGTTCGAGGCGCTCGAGGAGATTCTGACGACCCCGGAGGAGGAGTGA
- the ptsP gene encoding phosphoenolpyruvate--protein phosphotransferase — protein sequence MTESDEERRLEGTGVTPAVGVGPVHWLAADLELPDPPDADAVDPSTERERVADARERALEALDREREATAERVGESEAEIFDAHAAFLTDPQLEDGIDEAIDDGLPAAHAVRAAFEDPIAQFEAMEGSMAERADDLRDVRDRLVRTLLGRESTGIPSGSVLLAERLTPSDTTGLDPDAVAGVATVTGGRTAHAAILARALGLPAVVGVGEELRELEAGTRVVVDGERGLVIVDPDPETRARAERERDLEPIAEPVETADDRPIEVAANVGGDDFAAAADRGADGIGLFRTEFLFLDREEPPTEDEQYEAYADALEAFPDGRVIVRTLDVGGDKPLPYREGAPERNPFLGARGIRVALGELSDLFETQLRAICRAAATEDGGDLAVMFPMIATIEELEEALARLEAAASEVAEEGVDRERPEVGVMIETPSAAFVADELAARVDFLSIGTNDLTQYVMAADRENERVANLQDPLHPAVLRAIDRTTSHGSDAWVGVCGELAGDPAVTELLIGLGVEELSMSPIAIPAVKRRVREIDSAEARALADRALEAETREDVRTLLDGE from the coding sequence ATGACCGAGTCCGACGAGGAACGACGACTCGAGGGAACCGGCGTCACGCCGGCCGTCGGCGTCGGTCCCGTCCACTGGCTCGCGGCGGACCTCGAGTTGCCGGACCCGCCGGACGCCGACGCCGTCGACCCGTCGACCGAGCGTGAACGCGTCGCCGACGCTCGCGAGCGGGCGCTCGAGGCGCTCGACCGGGAACGGGAGGCGACCGCCGAGCGCGTCGGCGAGAGCGAAGCGGAGATCTTCGACGCGCACGCGGCGTTCCTGACCGATCCGCAACTCGAGGACGGCATCGACGAGGCGATCGACGACGGACTGCCGGCCGCACACGCCGTACGGGCGGCGTTCGAGGATCCGATCGCGCAGTTCGAGGCGATGGAGGGATCGATGGCCGAACGCGCCGACGACCTCCGGGACGTCCGCGACCGACTCGTTCGAACGCTCCTCGGACGCGAGTCGACCGGTATTCCCTCCGGTAGCGTGCTCCTCGCGGAGCGACTGACGCCGAGCGACACGACCGGGCTCGACCCCGACGCGGTCGCCGGCGTCGCGACGGTCACCGGCGGGCGAACCGCCCACGCGGCGATTCTCGCGCGGGCGCTCGGCCTCCCCGCCGTCGTCGGCGTCGGCGAGGAGTTGCGCGAACTCGAGGCGGGAACCCGCGTCGTGGTCGACGGCGAACGGGGTCTCGTAATCGTCGATCCAGACCCCGAGACGCGAGCGCGAGCGGAACGAGAGCGCGATCTCGAGCCGATCGCGGAGCCCGTCGAAACCGCCGACGACCGGCCGATCGAGGTCGCGGCGAACGTCGGCGGCGACGATTTCGCGGCCGCCGCGGACCGCGGTGCCGACGGGATCGGCCTCTTTCGGACGGAGTTCCTCTTTCTCGATCGCGAGGAGCCGCCGACCGAGGACGAGCAGTACGAGGCGTACGCGGACGCGCTCGAGGCATTCCCCGACGGACGAGTGATCGTCCGAACCCTCGACGTCGGCGGGGACAAACCGCTGCCCTACCGCGAGGGTGCGCCCGAGCGGAACCCGTTTCTGGGAGCTCGCGGAATTCGGGTCGCCCTCGGGGAGCTTTCGGACCTCTTCGAGACGCAGTTGCGGGCGATCTGTCGAGCGGCCGCGACCGAGGACGGGGGCGATCTCGCGGTGATGTTCCCGATGATCGCGACGATCGAGGAACTCGAGGAAGCGCTCGCCAGGCTCGAGGCCGCCGCGTCGGAAGTGGCCGAGGAGGGCGTCGATCGCGAGCGTCCCGAAGTCGGCGTGATGATCGAGACTCCGTCGGCAGCGTTCGTGGCCGACGAACTCGCCGCGCGCGTCGACTTCCTGAGCATCGGAACGAACGACCTCACCCAGTACGTGATGGCCGCCGACCGCGAGAACGAACGCGTCGCCAATCTGCAGGATCCGTTGCACCCCGCGGTGCTCCGGGCGATCGACCGGACGACGAGCCACGGCAGCGACGCGTGGGTCGGCGTCTGCGGCGAACTCGCCGGCGATCCGGCGGTGACCGAGTTGCTGATCGGTCTCGGCGTCGAAGAATTGAGCATGAGCCCGATCGCGATTCCGGCGGTCAAACGCCGAGTTCGTGAGATCGACTCGGCGGAGGCGCGGGCGCTCGCCGACCGAGCGCTCGAGGCGGAAACGCGCGAGGACGTTCGGACGCTGCTGGACGGCGAGTAG
- the dhaM gene encoding dihydroxyacetone kinase phosphoryl donor subunit DhaM: protein MVGIVVVSHSAKAAEGICEIAREMGGGGGLEPVGGDPDGGIGTSPDPIGEAIEAASDGDGVVVLVDLGSAVMNAELAIEMAGVDDVVIADAPVLEGALNAAVAATSPSATVETVRESAEEARDVSKV, encoded by the coding sequence ATGGTCGGCATCGTCGTCGTCTCCCACAGCGCCAAAGCTGCCGAGGGGATCTGCGAGATCGCCCGCGAGATGGGCGGCGGGGGCGGCCTCGAGCCCGTCGGCGGCGACCCGGACGGCGGGATCGGCACCAGCCCTGACCCGATCGGGGAGGCGATCGAGGCCGCGTCCGACGGCGACGGCGTGGTCGTCCTCGTCGATCTGGGCAGCGCCGTCATGAACGCCGAACTCGCGATCGAGATGGCCGGCGTCGACGACGTCGTCATCGCCGACGCGCCCGTCCTCGAGGGGGCGCTCAACGCGGCGGTCGCCGCGACATCGCCATCGGCCACCGTCGAGACCGTCCGCGAGTCCGCCGAGGAGGCGCGCGACGTCTCGAAGGTGTGA
- the dhaL gene encoding dihydroxyacetone kinase subunit DhaL: MAADLDHQCDLVVTALEAVADRLAEEKSTLTELDSAIGDADHGANMNRGFQAALEQVSESDADDPADLVKTIGVALVSEVGGASGPLYGGSIMSASQELEGGITADSSVAFAETYLETVESRGKASVGDKTMIDALTPAVHTYKKSIEVDDTEPLEALAKAVDAARRGVEFTTPIRAKKGRASYLGWRSVGHQDPGATSTFMILEELLAVAAEELDGDLEGEVDAEADVDPAELEGESDESGPTGETGGGGSEAESPSEGDD, from the coding sequence ATGGCGGCGGATCTCGACCATCAGTGCGACCTCGTCGTCACGGCGCTCGAGGCCGTCGCCGACCGGCTCGCCGAGGAGAAATCGACGCTCACCGAACTGGACTCGGCGATCGGCGACGCCGACCACGGCGCGAACATGAACCGCGGGTTTCAGGCGGCGCTCGAGCAAGTTTCCGAGAGCGACGCGGACGACCCGGCTGACCTCGTCAAGACGATCGGCGTCGCCCTCGTCTCGGAGGTCGGCGGCGCTTCCGGTCCCCTCTACGGCGGTTCGATCATGAGTGCCAGTCAGGAACTCGAGGGCGGGATCACGGCCGATTCCAGCGTCGCCTTCGCCGAGACCTACCTCGAGACCGTCGAGAGCCGCGGCAAGGCGTCGGTCGGCGACAAGACGATGATCGACGCGCTCACCCCGGCCGTCCACACCTACAAGAAATCGATCGAGGTCGACGACACAGAACCGCTCGAGGCGCTGGCCAAGGCGGTCGACGCCGCCCGCCGCGGCGTCGAGTTCACGACCCCGATACGCGCGAAGAAGGGGCGGGCCTCCTACCTGGGCTGGCGTTCCGTCGGCCACCAGGATCCCGGCGCGACGAGCACGTTCATGATCCTCGAGGAGTTGCTCGCGGTGGCGGCCGAGGAACTCGACGGCGATCTCGAGGGCGAAGTCGACGCCGAAGCGGACGTCGATCCGGCGGAACTCGAGGGCGAATCCGACGAGTCCGGTCCGACCGGTGAGACGGGCGGCGGCGGGAGCGAGGCCGAAAGTCCGAGCGAGGGGGACGACTGA
- the dhaK gene encoding dihydroxyacetone kinase subunit DhaK — translation MKKLINEPDRVVDEMLEGMVAAHDLRRLDGTEVVVREDAPVEGKVGIVSGGGSGHEPTHAGYIGDGMLDGAAAGAVFTSPTADQLSEMIQACDGGEGVFCVIKNYEGDVMNFETAVEMAGMESDVEVESVVVDDDVAVEDSLYTSGRRGVCGTIFVHKVAGAAAHRGDDLEEVKRVAEKTNDRVGTMGMALTSCVTPEKGEPTFDLSADEIELGIGIHGEPGTERTDVMSADEITDHLIEAVLDDLDLESGAEVATIVNGMGGTPLMELYVVNRRLQELLGEAGLETWDARVGDYMTSLDMEGCSITVLELDDELKELLAHPAETPGLTVAGER, via the coding sequence ATGAAGAAACTCATCAACGAACCCGACCGCGTCGTCGACGAAATGCTCGAGGGAATGGTCGCGGCCCACGACCTCCGGCGACTGGACGGAACGGAGGTCGTCGTCCGCGAGGACGCGCCGGTCGAGGGAAAGGTCGGCATCGTCTCCGGCGGCGGAAGCGGCCACGAGCCGACCCACGCCGGCTACATCGGTGACGGAATGCTCGACGGCGCGGCGGCCGGCGCGGTGTTCACCTCGCCGACGGCCGATCAGCTGAGCGAGATGATCCAGGCCTGCGACGGCGGCGAGGGCGTCTTCTGCGTCATCAAGAACTACGAAGGCGACGTGATGAACTTCGAAACCGCCGTCGAGATGGCCGGGATGGAGTCCGACGTCGAGGTCGAGTCCGTCGTCGTCGACGACGACGTCGCCGTCGAGGACTCGCTGTACACGTCCGGTCGACGCGGCGTCTGCGGAACGATCTTCGTTCACAAGGTCGCCGGAGCGGCCGCCCACCGCGGCGACGATCTCGAGGAGGTCAAACGCGTCGCGGAGAAGACCAACGACCGCGTCGGGACGATGGGGATGGCCCTGACCTCGTGTGTCACGCCCGAGAAGGGCGAGCCGACTTTCGACCTGAGCGCCGACGAGATCGAACTCGGCATCGGCATTCACGGCGAACCCGGCACCGAACGGACGGACGTGATGAGCGCCGACGAGATCACCGACCACCTCATCGAGGCCGTCCTCGATGACCTCGACCTCGAGTCGGGCGCGGAAGTCGCGACGATCGTCAACGGCATGGGCGGGACGCCGCTGATGGAGCTCTACGTCGTCAACCGTCGGCTGCAGGAACTGCTCGGCGAGGCGGGCCTCGAGACCTGGGACGCCCGGGTCGGCGACTACATGACGTCGCTGGACATGGAGGGCTGTTCGATCACGGTGCTCGAACTCGACGACGAACTGAAGGAACTGCTCGCCCACCCGGCCGAAACGCCCGGGCTGACGGTCGCGGGTGAGCGGTGA
- a CDS encoding GNAT family N-acetyltransferase, protein MALENQTGSSDDYRVRTYEPGDRDGILSLLETEWGYRPSVDWFDWKYVDDPYLSHVPITLAERDGEIVAIQGYVPCRVRRGKRVVSALKPVDAVVHPDHRRKGLYSRITERGIRHYTDRESAFFFNFPNAASLGAQQKLGWSEVTVVPMYYRLQRPSELLPTGQAAAPAGRVADSIARTGLGLWEQIAATSAGYDVERYASPPGNALESIYESDVPRTFHVHREAQYYRWVLDAPSAGHTVYVANRDGRPVAALVTRSNGDGDVMVFDAVPLGANHDAFADLLAAVIADNEGASTLSVTDQTLSSTLLSRFGFVSYETPILSRLCTPTHMAIRPLWSEEGTGPFSRRELADAENWSLSFLEVKD, encoded by the coding sequence ATGGCGCTGGAGAATCAAACGGGCAGTTCAGACGACTACCGGGTTAGAACGTACGAACCGGGGGACCGTGACGGTATTCTCTCGTTGCTGGAGACCGAGTGGGGGTATCGACCGAGCGTCGACTGGTTCGACTGGAAGTACGTCGACGACCCGTACCTCTCGCACGTCCCGATCACGCTCGCCGAACGGGACGGCGAAATCGTCGCCATACAGGGGTACGTTCCCTGTCGGGTTCGCCGGGGCAAGCGCGTCGTCTCGGCGCTCAAACCGGTAGACGCGGTCGTCCACCCCGACCACCGCCGAAAGGGGTTGTACTCACGGATTACCGAACGGGGGATCCGTCACTACACCGATCGGGAGTCGGCATTTTTCTTCAATTTTCCGAACGCCGCGTCGCTCGGCGCACAGCAGAAACTCGGCTGGTCGGAGGTAACGGTGGTGCCGATGTACTACCGGCTGCAACGTCCCAGCGAACTGTTACCGACCGGTCAGGCTGCCGCTCCGGCCGGACGCGTGGCGGACTCCATCGCACGGACGGGTCTGGGACTCTGGGAGCAGATCGCGGCGACGAGCGCGGGATACGACGTCGAACGATACGCGTCGCCGCCCGGGAACGCTCTCGAGTCGATCTACGAGTCGGACGTTCCTCGCACCTTCCACGTCCACCGGGAAGCGCAGTACTACCGGTGGGTTCTCGACGCTCCGTCCGCCGGCCACACCGTGTACGTGGCCAACCGCGACGGCCGTCCCGTCGCCGCTCTCGTGACGCGATCCAACGGCGACGGGGACGTGATGGTGTTCGATGCAGTGCCGTTGGGGGCGAACCACGACGCGTTCGCCGACCTGCTCGCCGCGGTCATCGCGGACAACGAGGGTGCCAGCACGCTGTCGGTGACCGATCAAACGCTCTCGTCGACGCTGCTCTCCCGTTTTGGATTCGTCAGTTACGAGACGCCGATCCTCTCGCGGCTCTGTACCCCCACCCATATGGCGATTCGACCGCTCTGGAGCGAGGAGGGCACGGGTCCGTTCTCGCGGCGGGAACTCGCCGACGCGGAGAACTGGTCGCTCTCGTTTCTCGAGGTGAAAGATTAG